A region from the Perca fluviatilis chromosome 16, GENO_Pfluv_1.0, whole genome shotgun sequence genome encodes:
- the LOC120544292 gene encoding olfactory receptor 52N5-like, producing MENDTFVGDILILEGLNVTSQSFIPTFIFLLLIYIFIIMSNIGLVVLIFRSKSLQQPMYLLVCNMSINDVFGATIVIPHFLRDLLFSDSERYIHYIDCAVQAFCVHLHMGASHTVLMIMAFDRYLAICNPLRYAAVMTNRMVVSLSVAAWGTAFVLVAILVGLSIRLSRCRSVIFNPFCDNPSLFKLSCESILINNIYGLGYTVVLLGSSLCSVTLTYLRIAMVCLSSKNKALNSKALQTCTTHLVVYVILVLSVFLIVILHRFPLLADLRNAVIYGLQNKEVRQRIKTLFNINKVT from the coding sequence ATGGAAAACGACACTTTTGTTGGGGATATTCTAATCTTAGAGGGGTTAAATGTAACCTCCCAGTCCTTTATTCCCAccttcatcttcctcctcctcatctacATCTTCATCATAATGTCCAACATCGGCCTGGTGGTGCTGATCTTTCGGAGCAAGAGCCTCCAGCAGCCCATGTATCTGCTCGTCTGCAACATGAGCATCAACGATGTCTTTGGGGCTACAATAGTTATACCTCATTTCCTCCGAGATCTTTTATTTTCAGACTCAGAACGGTACATTCATTACATCGACTGTGCCGTCCAGGCGTTTTGTGTTCACCTCCATATGGGTGCTTCTCACACGGTGCTCATGATCATGGCTTTTGATCGTTACCTGGCCATCTGCAACCCACTGCGGTACGCGGCCGTCATGACCAACAGGATGGTGGTGTCGCTGTCGGTGGCAGCGTGGGGAACGGCCTTCGTGCTGGTGGCGATTCTCGTGGGGCTCAGCATCCGCCTGTCACGCTGCAGGTCAGTTATTTTCAACCCGTTCTGTGACAACCCGTCCTTGTTCAAACTGTCTTGTGAAAGCATTCTCATCAATAACATCTACGGTCTCGGCTACACGGTGGTGCTGCTGGGCTCGTCCCTCTGCAGCGTAACACTCACCTACCTGAGAATCGCCATGGTGTGTTTGAGTAGTAAAAACAAAGCTCTGAACAGCAAAGCGCTGCAGACCTGCACCACTCATCTGGTCGTGTACGTCATCCTCGTGTTGTCCGTCTTCCTCATTGTGATCCTGCACCGCTTCCCTCTTTTGGCCGACCTCAGGAACGCTGTTATCTATGGTCTGCAAAATAAAGAGGTCCGGCAGAGGATTAAAACTTTGTTTAATATCAATAAAGTAACTTGA